In one Nicotiana tomentosiformis chromosome 6, ASM39032v3, whole genome shotgun sequence genomic region, the following are encoded:
- the LOC104084612 gene encoding dihydrofolate synthetase isoform X1, which produces MKNLSILRRSFQRSMFSSAAGVVQNTRHAFSTLREEPELDELMEFLNNLKNFEKSGVPIGAGTDSEYGFDLGRMSRLVGLLGNPQSRFKTVHIAGTKGKGSTAAFLSSILQAEGYSVGCYTSPHIQTIRERITLGRWGEPISAKALNHHFKRRREVLERAVKLENGCLSHFEVFTAIAFSLFAEENTEIAVVEAGLGGARDATNVISGSDLALSIITTVGEEHLEALGGSLESIAVAKSGIVKHGRPLVLGGPFIPSIECILRGKASSMSSPVVSASDPGNRSALRGFCDVSGIPRQLCDIVLQIVKDFDLSIELLGVKLRMLGAHQLQNAVTATCAALCLNKQGWSLSSGSIRAGLESAFLQGRTQILSSEEANLLGVPGATILLDGAHTKESAGALANTLQMTFPKAKMVVVVAMANDKDYLGFARELLSVGDLDAVFSTEVDIAGAKSRMTSASLLKCAWVNASRELDIKVLDLKVADCEDQSLQVAGMPESRSILLAEGSLLACMRTGFKILNERTGEQSGIIVVTGSLHIVSAILDYLHS; this is translated from the exons ATGAAAAATCTTAGCATTCTCCGTCGTTCATTTCAGAGAAGTATGTTCTCCTCAGCTGCTGGAGTTGTCCAGAATACCCGTCATGCCTTTTCCACTTTGCGAGAGGAGCCAGAACTAGACGAACTAATGGAATTTTTGAACAATCTGAAAAACTTCGAGAAGTCAGGGGTTCCAATAGGCGCAGGCACAGATTCCGAATATGGTTTCGATCTAGGTAGAATGAGTCGCTTGGTGGGGCTCCTCGGTAATCCCCAATCTAGGTTCAAG ACTGTTCATATTGCTGGAACAAAAGGAAAAGGATCAACTGCTGCATTCCTCTCCAGTATATTGCAGGCAGAAGGCTATTCTGTTGGTTGCTATACTAG TCCGCATATACAGACTATAAGGGAACGCATAACGTTGGGAAGATGGGGCGAGCCAATATCAGCCAAGGCGTTGAATCATCATTTCAAGAGGAGGAGGGAGGTTCTTGAGAGGGCAGTGAAACTTGAGAATGGATGTCTCAGTCATTTTGAG GTTTTTACTGCTATAGCATTCAGCCTATTTGCTGAAGAGAATACGGAAATTGCAGTTGTGGAG GCTGGATTGGGCGGAGCACGAGATGCCACTAATGTTATTTCAGGTTCTGATCTTGCTTTATCAATCATAACTACTGTTGGTGAGGAACATCTGGAAGCACTTGGAGGCTCTTTGGAAAGTATAGCGGTGGCAAAATCAGGAATAGTTAAACATGGGCGCCCA CTTGTTCTAGGAGGTCCATTCATTCCATCTATTGAGTGCATTCTTCGTGGGAAAGCATCTTCTATGTCTTCACCAGTAGTATCAGCATCTGATCCTGGAAACAGAAGCGCTTTGAGAGGCTTCTGTGACGTGAGTGGCATACCTCGCCAATTGTGTGATATAGTGCTCCAGATTGTGAAGGACTTTGATCTG TCGATTGAACTTCTAGGTGTGAAATTACGCATGCTTGGAGCTCACCAACTTCAAAATGCTGTAACTGCTACATGTGCAGCCTTGTGCCTTAATAAGCAAG GATGGAGTTTGTCCAGTGGATCTATTCGTGCTGGTCTGGAGAGTGCGTTTTTGCAAGGCAGAACCCAAATATTGTCTTCAGAAGAAGCTAATTTACTTGGAGTACCTGGGGCCACTATACTACTTGATGGAG CACATACAAAGGAATCTGCCGGGGCTTTGGCAAACACGTTGCAGATGACATTTCCAAAGGCAAAAATGGTTGTTGTGGTTGCTATGGCTAATGACAAGGACTATCTAGGTTTCGCAAGAGAGCTACTCTCAG TTGGGGATTTGGATGCTGTATTTTCAACAGAAGTTGACATTGCTGGTGCTAAATCAAGAATGACTTCAGCATCTTTATTGAAATGTGCTTGGGTCAATGCTTCGAGAGAGCTGGATATTAAGGTTCTCGACCTCAAAGTTGCAGATTGTGAGGATCAATCACTTCAAGTTGCAGGGATGCCCGAATCTCGAAGCATTTTACTTGCGGAGGGATCACTATTGGCTTGTATGAGAACTGGTTTTAAGATCCTCAATGAAAGAACTGGAGAACAATCTGGAATTATAGTAGTCACCGGTTCTTTGCATATTGTTTCTGCCATTTTAGACTACTTGCACAGTTGA
- the LOC104084612 gene encoding dihydrofolate synthetase isoform X2 — protein MKNLSILRRSFQRSMFSSAAGVVQNTRHAFSTLREEPELDELMEFLNNLKNFEKSGVPIGAGTDSEYGFDLGRMSRLVGLLGNPQSRFKTVHIAGTKGKGSTAAFLSSILQAEGYSVGCYTSPHIQTIRERITLGRWGEPISAKALNHHFKRRREVLERAVKLENGCLSHFEVFTAIAFSLFAEENTEIAVVEAGLGGARDATNVISGSDLALSIITTVGEEHLEALGGSLESIAVAKSGIVKHGRPLVLGGPFIPSIECILRGKASSMSSPVVSASDPGNRSALRGFCDVSGIPRQLCDIVLQIVKDFDLSIELLGVKLRMLGAHQLQNAVTATCAALCLNKQGWSLSSGSIRAGLESAFLQGRTQILSSEEANLLGVPGATILLDGAHTKESAGALANTLQMTFPKAKMVVVVAMANDKDYLGFARELLSVRNGN, from the exons ATGAAAAATCTTAGCATTCTCCGTCGTTCATTTCAGAGAAGTATGTTCTCCTCAGCTGCTGGAGTTGTCCAGAATACCCGTCATGCCTTTTCCACTTTGCGAGAGGAGCCAGAACTAGACGAACTAATGGAATTTTTGAACAATCTGAAAAACTTCGAGAAGTCAGGGGTTCCAATAGGCGCAGGCACAGATTCCGAATATGGTTTCGATCTAGGTAGAATGAGTCGCTTGGTGGGGCTCCTCGGTAATCCCCAATCTAGGTTCAAG ACTGTTCATATTGCTGGAACAAAAGGAAAAGGATCAACTGCTGCATTCCTCTCCAGTATATTGCAGGCAGAAGGCTATTCTGTTGGTTGCTATACTAG TCCGCATATACAGACTATAAGGGAACGCATAACGTTGGGAAGATGGGGCGAGCCAATATCAGCCAAGGCGTTGAATCATCATTTCAAGAGGAGGAGGGAGGTTCTTGAGAGGGCAGTGAAACTTGAGAATGGATGTCTCAGTCATTTTGAG GTTTTTACTGCTATAGCATTCAGCCTATTTGCTGAAGAGAATACGGAAATTGCAGTTGTGGAG GCTGGATTGGGCGGAGCACGAGATGCCACTAATGTTATTTCAGGTTCTGATCTTGCTTTATCAATCATAACTACTGTTGGTGAGGAACATCTGGAAGCACTTGGAGGCTCTTTGGAAAGTATAGCGGTGGCAAAATCAGGAATAGTTAAACATGGGCGCCCA CTTGTTCTAGGAGGTCCATTCATTCCATCTATTGAGTGCATTCTTCGTGGGAAAGCATCTTCTATGTCTTCACCAGTAGTATCAGCATCTGATCCTGGAAACAGAAGCGCTTTGAGAGGCTTCTGTGACGTGAGTGGCATACCTCGCCAATTGTGTGATATAGTGCTCCAGATTGTGAAGGACTTTGATCTG TCGATTGAACTTCTAGGTGTGAAATTACGCATGCTTGGAGCTCACCAACTTCAAAATGCTGTAACTGCTACATGTGCAGCCTTGTGCCTTAATAAGCAAG GATGGAGTTTGTCCAGTGGATCTATTCGTGCTGGTCTGGAGAGTGCGTTTTTGCAAGGCAGAACCCAAATATTGTCTTCAGAAGAAGCTAATTTACTTGGAGTACCTGGGGCCACTATACTACTTGATGGAG CACATACAAAGGAATCTGCCGGGGCTTTGGCAAACACGTTGCAGATGACATTTCCAAAGGCAAAAATGGTTGTTGTGGTTGCTATGGCTAATGACAAGGACTATCTAGGTTTCGCAAGAGAGCTACTCTCAG tgagaaatggcaattga